Proteins found in one Nostoc sp. NIES-3756 genomic segment:
- a CDS encoding LysR family transcriptional regulator, whose translation MKISQLRAVVAVAERGNFSEAALDLQLTQPAVSYAIATLEEELGVPLFARGRHGAVLTPAGERILHHVRQAMQHLELMQEEANMHKGLHGGHVRVAAFRSVATHLLPKAIAQFHDQFPEVAVTIIESLSYIEVENCLREGRADIGVTYLPTSDEFTAWEMVRDEYIVLLPPKAKINSSQITWEDIAKYSPVILSCLPCAKSLHQNLKQLAPSLNTTSNIQEDSTIVSMVNQGLTAAILPRLAAVPIPPGVQVYSLPNPLERVMGVAMLSQSLHIPAVFKFLEMLKDFDFYTLAKCTY comes from the coding sequence ATGAAAATTTCCCAACTTCGCGCTGTAGTTGCAGTAGCAGAGCGTGGTAATTTTAGTGAAGCAGCCTTAGATTTACAACTGACACAACCAGCAGTTAGTTATGCGATCGCTACTCTAGAAGAAGAATTAGGTGTACCCTTATTTGCTAGAGGTCGTCATGGTGCAGTATTGACACCAGCCGGAGAACGGATTTTACATCATGTTCGTCAAGCAATGCAGCACTTAGAATTGATGCAGGAAGAAGCCAACATGCACAAAGGCTTACATGGTGGGCATGTGCGCGTAGCGGCTTTTCGCAGTGTAGCTACTCATCTATTACCAAAAGCGATCGCCCAATTTCATGACCAATTTCCCGAAGTTGCGGTCACAATTATTGAAAGCCTTTCTTATATCGAAGTCGAGAATTGTTTACGCGAAGGACGCGCCGATATTGGCGTTACATATTTACCCACTAGCGATGAATTTACAGCTTGGGAAATGGTACGTGATGAATACATTGTTTTACTGCCACCAAAAGCAAAAATTAATAGTTCTCAAATTACTTGGGAAGATATTGCTAAATATTCACCTGTAATATTATCGTGTTTACCTTGTGCTAAATCACTGCATCAGAATTTAAAACAATTAGCACCTTCTTTGAATACTACCAGTAATATTCAAGAAGACTCTACGATTGTGAGCATGGTAAATCAGGGATTAACAGCAGCAATTTTGCCTCGTTTAGCTGCTGTACCAATTCCCCCCGGAGTGCAAGTTTATAGCTTGCCAAATCCGTTAGAAAGAGTTATGGGTGTAGCTATGCTTTCTCAATCTCTGCATATTCCGGCTGTGTTTAAATTTCTAGAAATGCTCAAAGATTTTGATTTTTACACTTTAGCTAAATGTACTTATTAA
- the psb35 gene encoding photosystem II assembly protein Psb35, with amino-acid sequence MRILMQTADAVATGGYQFPTAFTLVYIVGFIAAVTIGSIAWYNSKRPVGWESKERPDFVPKVEKEETPGLGEPKS; translated from the coding sequence ATGCGTATATTGATGCAGACAGCAGATGCAGTCGCTACAGGTGGTTATCAGTTTCCCACAGCTTTTACATTGGTGTACATAGTCGGTTTTATTGCGGCTGTAACAATTGGTTCTATTGCTTGGTATAACTCTAAACGTCCTGTAGGCTGGGAAAGCAAAGAGCGTCCTGATTTTGTACCCAAGGTAGAAAAAGAAGAAACTCCGGGTCTGGGCGAACCGAAGTCTTAA
- a CDS encoding tellurite resistance TerB family protein, with amino-acid sequence MVTDSKVKNLVKILIGAAWIDGKIQPEERQCLREIAQAKGLANDPEIKPWLYELVAVKPNECYTWLQEYLGDRPSLEDCENLIEAISGLIYSDGDVAIEEANLLTKVQDIAKSNESNQSAHTVLLKQIQQLYRRWVEVQN; translated from the coding sequence ATGGTCACCGATTCCAAAGTGAAAAATTTAGTTAAAATTCTGATTGGTGCTGCTTGGATTGATGGCAAAATCCAACCAGAAGAAAGACAATGCCTGCGCGAGATAGCTCAAGCGAAAGGTTTGGCTAACGATCCTGAGATTAAGCCTTGGTTGTATGAGTTAGTTGCCGTCAAACCTAACGAATGTTATACATGGCTCCAAGAATACTTAGGCGATCGCCCCAGTCTCGAAGACTGCGAAAATCTGATCGAGGCTATTAGTGGTCTAATTTATAGTGATGGGGATGTAGCGATCGAAGAAGCCAACCTCCTGACTAAAGTACAGGACATTGCAAAGTCCAATGAATCCAACCAGTCAGCCCATACTGTGCTATTGAAACAAATCCAACAGCTTTACCGCCGTTGGGTAGAAGTTCAAAATTAA
- a CDS encoding 16S rRNA (cytosine(967)-C(5))-methyltransferase, whose translation MTNPRQVAFIALRDVHKGAYTDVALDRALHKANLSDIDRRLVTELLYGSVRRQRTLDFIIDQLATKKSHQQPKELRTILHLGLYQLRYQERIPASAAVNTTVELAKDNGFAGLTGFVNGLLRQYIRSDEASPDWLNLPENPVERLGILHSFPDWIINVWLEQLGLAQTEKLCEWMNQTPTIDLRINPLRTSIEEVEAALKSAGILARRIPNLRQALRLIGNTGSIQQLPGFKEGWWVVQDASAQLVGHLLDPQPGEVIVDACAAPGGKTTHIAELIKDRGTVWACDRTTSRLRKLKENAQRLNLHSIQICTGDSRNLPQFYNAADRVLLDAPCSGLGTLHRHADARWRQTPESVQELSTLQQELLAHTSKFVKAGGVLVYATCTLHPAENEDVITQFLTENTDWQIEPPSPNSPDSCYTTPQGWLKVWPHNQDMDGFFMVRLRKTNVSE comes from the coding sequence ATGACCAACCCCCGCCAAGTAGCTTTTATCGCCCTGCGAGATGTTCATAAAGGAGCTTATACAGATGTAGCTTTAGATAGAGCATTGCATAAAGCTAATCTCTCAGATATTGATCGCCGTCTGGTGACAGAGTTACTTTATGGTAGTGTCAGGAGGCAACGCACGCTTGATTTTATTATTGACCAACTCGCCACAAAAAAATCTCACCAGCAACCAAAAGAACTCCGCACTATCTTACATTTAGGTTTATATCAACTACGTTATCAAGAGCGTATCCCCGCTTCGGCGGCTGTAAATACTACTGTTGAACTAGCAAAAGATAACGGTTTCGCTGGACTGACGGGTTTTGTTAATGGTTTATTACGGCAGTATATCCGTTCTGATGAAGCTTCACCAGACTGGCTCAATTTACCAGAAAACCCGGTGGAACGGTTGGGAATTTTACACAGCTTCCCAGACTGGATTATAAACGTTTGGTTGGAACAGTTGGGTTTGGCACAGACGGAAAAACTCTGTGAATGGATGAACCAAACACCAACGATTGATTTAAGAATCAACCCCTTACGTACTTCTATAGAGGAAGTGGAAGCGGCGTTAAAGTCTGCGGGGATTTTGGCTAGGCGCATCCCTAATTTACGCCAAGCGTTACGATTAATCGGCAATACTGGCTCGATTCAACAGCTTCCGGGGTTTAAGGAAGGTTGGTGGGTTGTCCAAGATGCAAGCGCACAGTTAGTTGGTCATTTGCTTGACCCTCAACCGGGTGAAGTGATAGTTGATGCTTGTGCTGCACCAGGGGGAAAGACAACTCACATTGCTGAGTTAATTAAAGATAGGGGAACGGTTTGGGCGTGCGATCGCACTACTTCGCGTTTGCGTAAACTTAAAGAAAATGCCCAACGCCTCAATTTACACTCAATCCAAATTTGCACAGGTGACAGTCGCAACTTACCGCAATTTTACAATGCTGCTGATCGCGTGTTACTAGATGCCCCTTGTTCTGGCTTAGGAACTCTGCACCGTCACGCAGACGCACGCTGGCGACAAACACCAGAATCAGTCCAAGAACTCTCAACGCTGCAACAGGAACTATTAGCACATACGTCAAAATTCGTCAAAGCAGGTGGTGTGTTGGTTTATGCCACTTGTACACTGCATCCGGCAGAAAATGAAGATGTAATTACACAATTCCTCACTGAAAATACTGATTGGCAAATTGAGCCGCCAAGCCCTAATTCGCCTGATTCTTGCTACACTACACCCCAAGGTTGGTTGAAAGTTTGGCCTCACAATCAAGACATGGACGGCTTTTTCATGGTGCGCTTAAGAAAAACCAACGTTTCCGAATGA
- a CDS encoding helix-turn-helix domain-containing protein has translation MRQKRQYQESNGGENERFLTTYEIAQILRVNQRTVQRWISSNRLKATKVGPKILRVRKQDFDEFLKGQNQGCQEESEA, from the coding sequence ATGCGACAAAAACGACAGTATCAAGAAAGCAATGGTGGAGAAAACGAAAGGTTTTTAACCACTTATGAAATAGCACAGATTCTTCGGGTGAATCAGAGAACAGTGCAACGATGGATCTCATCTAATCGTTTAAAAGCGACAAAAGTAGGGCCAAAAATTTTGAGAGTCCGCAAGCAGGATTTCGATGAATTTCTCAAAGGTCAAAATCAAGGTTGTCAGGAAGAATCAGAAGCTTAG